In the genome of Peromyscus eremicus chromosome 1, PerEre_H2_v1, whole genome shotgun sequence, the window ctgcttgccctgcctatacttcctgtctggctactggccaatcagcattttattaaaccagtgtacaaaagcattatcccacggAACTCGTATGTTGTGGTAGTTTTAATTTCCCTACGCTCACTTTATAATATCTCAGACTGATGATCTGTTGTATTTCTGAGTGACATGTGCCATTTTATATAGCATTTCAGTAGAATTATTAAGTAAATGATGGCAGATGGGAATACTTGACAAAGGAATCCTTGGCAACTGAGTAAATTTATTCATTATGTTATTGTCCCTTATATTAGCCTcttgttttaaatatgaaattattgACTTTGCAATTAAAAGTAGATATCTATGCTGTAacatgatattttgctatacatATAAGTTATGGAACGGCTGTATCAATCCATTAACATGAATCACCTGGAGTACTTACTTTTTTATAGTAATAACTCTCAAAATCTACTCTTTCAATGATTTTCAGTATTGTTAATTGTCATCCTCTTCATGTATTTCATTGTCATCTTTCTGTAAGtaatattttttaagacagggtcttgctgtattgTTCAGGCTGGCCTAAGATATGCCATGCAGTCTAGGCTATCCTAGAAGCTTCCATCTTCCAGGGGCTACAGAAGTGTGTTATCACACCTGGCTGATTGCTTCTTAAATATAGAATTTCCTAAGTCTCAAAATACCTAGAAGGATCAAGTTTTTGATTAGTGTATTTTGAGTCTATCAGAAGGCTGCTTGATGTGGGGGGTTTGCACAATTctaaattcagagagagagaattgtaTATTATCATGGCATCCCCACCACTTGCATACCTCCTAACATGTTTTCCAGTTACTAAACTAACTAGAAAATCATCTTAgaatttattcaaatattttttttttctggaatttggTTCCTCATTTAGGGGAAAGAAATTTATTCAAATACTAATCTTATTTATATgttattgctttttaaatgtataacCTGTGGCTATGAATTATactcataaataaattaaaaagagacCCCAGAGCTGTGCATGGGGCCCCACACCTGAAATCCAAGAAGCAGGGAGGGTGAAGACAGAGAACTGTGAATTTGAGacaagcttgggctacacagtgaattccaggccaacgtgggctacacagggaaaccctgtctgaaaacaacagcaacaatacaGTCTGCAAAGGAACAGCATGCAGAGTTGGAAGACTCTTCTGATGGCTGAGTGAAATGAAGCTCTCAGTGCCAGATGCTGACAAGTTTGAATGGGCCATTGCCACCCCGGATGGACTCTGTCCTTAGGCTGCTCTAGTACCAGTATCCTCACACACTCATGAGAGGGCATTTGCTCGGGTCTCTCTGGGCCCCCGAAAATATGGCCAAAGAAACAGCTGCTAATTGTGCACAGACCTCAGCTGGATCTGTGGACTAGAAGAAGAGTAGCAGTTCCTAGATATAGGTAACAGCTGGATTGGCTTAGCACGGAGAGAGAGATTCAAATAGATGTGCTTTGGAAAGTATGTTATGCGTTCATAATTTTCCATCATCCTAGTGGAagagaaatctttaaaaactcttcaaaattccatacatgtatataatatattttgatcatatctatccCCACCACCTCCCTGTCAATATCCTTAGTACACCCCAACATGCTCCTCTCCCAACTTcttgtcctctctttttctttaataactGCTATCTGCTCCTCAGAAGCCACCCCCAGTCCTAGCAGAAGAAACTTCGAGATTTAATAGTATTGTCTTAGTTCCCTGTCCCATAccgtaatacacacacacacacacacacacacacacacacacacacacacaattatctgCATTCTGAGTTGAAACTTTTAGATTTATTATAAATGCATTTCAGTTTGTCATACATGTTCACCATAGAATCATTGTCAGGAATACACACAAACACGTGGTGGAATAAAAGAATAAGGTTAGGCAAAAGCTAATCCTTCAGGCTTAGATTGCTGCACTCAACTGGAATGAAGAAATAAGACTAAATTTGCATATATTACAGAGCAAAAATAGTGATCAAAAAGTGGTGTGTGAGCCTGGAGTCCAGTTTCCCTGGGTGATTAGTGATAAAACCTGCTGACTGGGAAATTATAGAGCTGGAATGGACGGGGAATCGGGAAGAGAAAGCAGCTCTTTAAAGTGTTTGTTAAAGCAATTCAGCAAGAGCGGCCTGCTCAGCAACACTTGACGGGAGGGCTCCTGCACCTCCACACCCGGTCGGTACCACTCCACGGCTCACTTCTCTCACAGTGCAGAGCTGAGCGCCTGCACACTGGCACACTTCCTGTTGTCCTCAGGCTCAGATGCTGTCTAGAAAAGGCTGCCTGTGCCCCTAAAGAGTGTCCCCCCACCCAGCTTCTGATTTATTCCCCGGAGATGCCAAGAATCCGGCACATTTTGCTGCTACAGGCTTTCGTCTGCGGCCTATGCTTGCTGTTTTAGCTCTTCCTTCTTAAGGGATTTTTCGTTTCTGTGAAACTGCAGTAAAACCTTCAGGGCAGCCAGGTCTTCAGACTTCCGGTGATACTCCTGGAGGTCACAATAACGCTGGTAGAGCTGTTGTTCCTCAGCACGAGGGCTCTCCTTGCTGAAGACCAACTGATAGCATCGTTCTACTTCCGGGGATTCGATGAGATCTGAGTAGGAGTTCAGAGGACTTCGCCTCCTCTCAAGAGCCCGGTGCATGTACTCCATCGTTAATCTTCTCAATTCTTCCATCTTCTCCCTGCTGTCACTGCTTTCAGCATTTCCTGTGTTCTGCAATTGTTCCAGTTTTTCCCTGTAACTGCACATGACTAAGCAGTAGAGGGAACTGTTGTGTGCTGTGGATCCCAGTGCTCTTACAAGGAATTCGTTAGCTCTGTCTTGGTTACCCTTTCTCTTGTAAAACTGGGCTGCTTTTTGCAAGACATCTGTTTGATCAGGAGCTTCTCTCAGGGCATCCTCAATCAATCGCTCCCCTTCAGCTGCTTCTCTTATCCTCTGCAGTTTCAGGGCCAAGAGAACTTTGACATACTGGTTCTTAGAATTCAGCTCCATGGCCCGCTTCAGCGCATCGACAGGGTACTGCTTCTCCGGCTTTTCTTCTAGACGGTACGTGGCAATTGCAAGCCCAGACGAGCACTCTGGATCACTAGGCTTCTCTTCTAGAGCCTTTTCGAAACACGTTTTAGCTCTTTCGTTCCTTCCACACTTTAGGCGCGTCCATCCTTCCTCACAGTCAAGTTCCGGACATTCCATGCTGTAAGGATTTGCAAACTTCTTGCAAACCTGTCTCACCTTGTCAACATAAGCCTGAGCTTCTGAGAGCCGGCCCATGTGATAGTAGACCCAAGCATAGTTTCCCCAGGTGACCAGACATCTAATTTCTGCTTGCTCATCCAGCTTTGGCTTCAGGAAGTCTTCAGCTTGAGCTAAGCACTCCAGGGCTGCCTCGTTTTCACCATCTAGGTGTTTTACATAGGCCAACAAGTTGTACATTGTCGCTTTGTACTCAGAGTTTAGAAATTCAATCTGGTTACACACTCTGTCTTCCATGTGAGTTGAGATACTTCCTTCCCTGAATAAGTTCCAGGTGAAATGGCACTTGAGCTGCGGAAGGATGTTTTCCAGAGAGTTCCTGGTGACCTCACTGTGGAAAAAACGCACATGGTCACCATGATGAGCACCTACACATCTTGTGTATCCCGTGATGGTTAATTTTACGTGTTAGCTTGACTGAGCCCCAGGAGACTGAAAAATTAACTATCTTCTTATGGATGTTGGACTCAGACTACAGTATGAGCCATGCGCTCTAGGCTGTATTTCCTTTCTGGCTATACTTTGCAATTGCTAGTTTCTCAAACACCCACTAGACATTCAAGATTTGTTTATGTCCACACCCTTTCCGCTCTTCCCACCTGCCTCCCCTTCCTGTTGTCCCTGAGCACAGTTTCACAAATCTGATGCAAGAGGCAcgttttttttacatttaaggAATGGGAGACTCGGTGAATACTGCATCTTCAAGTCAGCAATGCTCCCATTTCAGTGTGTATATGAAAAATGTTGGTCCTTTTCAAATAGTCCCATCCCTTGGCCCTCTCCTCTTAGCCTTATCTCAGATCTACTCATTCAGTAGTTTAGAAATCTCTGCAATTTGCACTTTAATCATACAAAAGTCAATTATGATTCAGGGCACAAGCATAGTACAGTCTGAGAGACTGTCATACTTCTTATCTCTGCTCCTAGTTTACAGGGTAGAAGGTACCTAGCAGCTCACTAAGGGGATGGTCCTGATAACTTGCTCCCCAATTTTGATAAAGCAAATGTCAAAGCCAAGTGTAGTAGTACAcatcttcagtcccagcactcgggaggaagaagTAGACTgacctctgtgaatctgaggccagccagggtgacaAAAGttagaccctctctcaaaaaaaaccaaaaccgaaaacaaaaacaacaacaacaaaagataaagtaaaatacaaaagTAAATTCAAGTTCTAAGTGATCTAATCACATATTGGAGTTTTAGGTTACAGAATTAATAATGAACACAGGTGATGAAAAGTCAggatgctgccgggcggtggtggcgcacgcctttaatcccagcactcgggaggcagagccaggcggatctctgtgagttcgaggccagcctgggctaccaagtgagttccaggtaaggcgcaaagctacacagagaaaccctgtctcggaaaaaccaaaaaaaaaaaaaaaaaaaaaaaaaaaaaaagaaaagtcaggaTGCTGATAAGATAACCACAAAACAGCAATCCACAAATTCTGGTTTAGcctttttaaatataagaaacTATAGTGGAACTAGAACCCCAGGGACTGCCTCTTAGGTCTCAGATTTCATGGGCCAGATTGCTTTTAGAGAGGCTTGACCAATGCATCTTCAAGGCCTTCCCTGCCTTCAGCTCTCACCTGCTTCTGTCCTTCCTTGGATTAATCACAAAGGAGAAAGATGCTGTGATGCTAAATTTTTATTGTCAGTCTGTTGTGATTTATAATTACCATAGAAACACACCTTTGGGTATGTCAAGGAAGGTGTTTCTGGAAAGATTTAACTGGGCAGCAAAAGCTCACCCTAAGTGTGGTAGGCACCACCCTGATGGGCCAGGGTCCAAGACTAAAcacaaaaggagaaagcaagctgggtgCGAGTATTCAtgtatctctgcttcctgaacacagTGCGGTCAGCTTATGCTGTTGCCGCCATGACTTCTCTGCCAAGACcctaccctcaaactgtgagccaacatgGACCTTTCTCCCCAAAGTTGCTGTCattaggcattttgtcacagtataCTAAGCAAAGTAACCAATACAGAGACATAGACATAATACACAAATTGGTGAGACAGGTTATGAGAAATTTGGACAATTGCACGTTTAATCTCTAGACACTGAAAGACCACAACTAGGTAGAACAAGAGCTTTTCATGAGACTCTGCAAAGTCTACCCAGAAGGTACCAGGTGCCTTTCCAGGTCCTTTATTTACactattttgtgatttttaacaTTACTGGAAGAGCAGCTCAAGCTGCCTCTGTCCTGACAGAATGCTATGATGTAGACCTCTGACCAACATAGTCTAAAGGGTTCCCCCTCAGAGCTGCTTAGATCGGTGACTCTAGTCATACCCAAATGCAAAACACAGCAAAGCCTCTTGTTTGGGCTAGCCACTAAGGTTCTGGGCAGGTCTTAGCCTTCTGGTCAACCACACTAACAACTCACACCAGTCTTCTCACAGGCCCGTTATAGAGGAAGAAATAACCCAGAGTAGTAGGAACTGTAATTCCAACTCTGacctttctaaatatttgtaaCCCTTGGGGCTGAGGGTAGGGAtgact includes:
- the Ifit3 gene encoding interferon-induced protein with tetratricopeptide repeats 3 encodes the protein MSEVTRNSLENILPQLKCHFTWNLFREGSISTHMEDRVCNQIEFLNSEYKATMYNLLAYVKHLDGENEAALECLAQAEDFLKPKLDEQAEIRCLVTWGNYAWVYYHMGRLSEAQAYVDKVRQVCKKFANPYSMECPELDCEEGWTRLKCGRNERAKTCFEKALEEKPSDPECSSGLAIATYRLEEKPEKQYPVDALKRAMELNSKNQYVKVLLALKLQRIREAAEGERLIEDALREAPDQTDVLQKAAQFYKRKGNQDRANEFLVRALGSTAHNSSLYCLVMCSYREKLEQLQNTGNAESSDSREKMEELRRLTMEYMHRALERRRSPLNSYSDLIESPEVERCYQLVFSKESPRAEEQQLYQRYCDLQEYHRKSEDLAALKVLLQFHRNEKSLKKEELKQQA